In the genome of Candidatus Izemoplasmatales bacterium, the window ATGGATCGCGCCGATGGCGTTCTTGGCCTTGGCGGTGTCGATCGCGACTTTCCCGCCGACGCTCGAGTCGATCTGCGCGAGCAGCGTCGTGGGAATCTGGATGAGGGGGATGCCGCGCAGGTAGACGGCGGCCGCGAATCCGGCGAGGTCGCCGGTGACGCCGCCGCCCAGGGCGATGACGCACGAGTCCTTGCGGACGCACTGGTCGGTCATGATGTCGACGATGCGTCCGAGTTCCGCGAGCGATTTGCTTCCCTCGCCTTCGGGGAAGCGGATCACGATGTGGTTCGGACAGGCCGCCGTCACCTTTTCGACGTAGGCTGCCGGAATGTGGTCGTCCGAGACGACGACGTAGAACGTGTCGGGATCGAGATGGCCGGAGAGCCGGTCGAGCAGGCCGGTCTCGATCAGGACTTCGTAGGTCCTCGCAGATGCCTTCACCTGCAGTTGGCGCATGTCATTCCTCCATCGCGGCGATGACGCCGCCGGCGTTCATGAAATCGTTCCAGAAGTTCGGATAGGACTTGTTCACGGCTTCTCCGTGGCGGATCACGACGGGTTTCGCGCATCGCGTCGCCGCGATCGCGGCCGACATCACGATCCGGTGGTCGGGGGCCGGATCGAGCGGACCGCCTTCGAGCGTGTCGCGACCGCGAAGGACGATCGACGTGTCGGTCACCTCGATGTCGGCGCCGAGCCCCTTCAGGATGTCGTATGTGGTCTGGAGGCGGTTCGACTCCTTGTACTTGAGCCGGGACGCGTTCTCGATCGTCGTCGTGCCGGAAGCATAGGCGCCGAGGACGGAGATGATCGGCGCGATGTCGGGACACTGCGAGACGTCGACGACGCATCCCTTCAGGTCCGAGCGGCGGAAACGGATGCCGCCCTCGACGACTTCGACGGATCCGTTCATGTCGCGGATGACGTCGAGGATGCGGCGGTCGGGCTGCAGCGAGACGGGCGTGACGTTCCGGCAGAGGACGTCGCCGGCGAGCACGCCGGCGACGGCGAAGAACGCCATCTGCGAATGATCGCCCTCGATCGTGACGTTCGTCGGCGCGTAGGTCTGGTTTCCCGGGACGAGATACGACGAGACCCGTTCCTCGATCCGCACGCCGAAGCGGCGGAGGATGTCGACGGTCATGTCGATGTACCCCTTCGATTCCAGGGAGCCGAGGATGCGGATCTCGGAATCCGCCCTGAGGAGCGGGAGGGCGAACATCAGTCCGGAGATGAACTGGCTCGAGATCGATCCCGGCACCTCGTAGACGCCGGGCGTCAGGGTGCCGCTCACGATGATCGACTTCTCGTTCTGCTGGTAGACGAGACCGTGCTGGCGGCAGATGTCGTCGTAGGCGGAGAGGGGGCGCTTCATCAGTCCCGGCTTGCCGGTGTAGATCACCTTTTCGCGGGACAACGCGAGGATCGGCAGGACGAAGCGCAGCGTCGATCCCGATTCGTTGCAGTCG includes:
- the aroA gene encoding 3-phosphoshikimate 1-carboxyvinyltransferase, yielding MNVLITPGNMTGSVAVPPSKSQTHRAIIAASLAKGKSVIHNAAVNDDVAATIAAMEKIGVKIINNGSQLIVNGVSRILVSDDNFIDCNESGSTLRFVLPILALSREKVIYTGKPGLMKRPLSAYDDICRQHGLVYQQNEKSIIVSGTLTPGVYEVPGSISSQFISGLMFALPLLRADSEIRILGSLESKGYIDMTVDILRRFGVRIEERVSSYLVPGNQTYAPTNVTIEGDHSQMAFFAVAGVLAGDVLCRNVTPVSLQPDRRILDVIRDMNGSVEVVEGGIRFRRSDLKGCVVDVSQCPDIAPIISVLGAYASGTTTIENASRLKYKESNRLQTTYDILKGLGADIEVTDTSIVLRGRDTLEGGPLDPAPDHRIVMSAAIAATRCAKPVVIRHGEAVNKSYPNFWNDFMNAGGVIAAMEE